The following proteins come from a genomic window of Sorghum bicolor cultivar BTx623 chromosome 3, Sorghum_bicolor_NCBIv3, whole genome shotgun sequence:
- the LOC110434026 gene encoding PITH domain-containing protein 1 produces MACLHDHSCEDHNCAADWSLYNHVDVPKVVALNESVPGSVKSVFKPWEQRLDTSGGFLESNEGDPELLIFIPFTSDVKIKSISVVGGADGTSPSRMRAFINREGIDFSDAQNMQPVQEWELAENLQGALEYQTRYSRFQGVANLTLHFPDNFGGDTTKIYYIGLRGEATQNKRDVVATIVYEVMPNPSDHKTKSETGGGFSHVE; encoded by the exons ATGGCCTGCCTGCACGATCACAGCTGCGAGGATCACAACTGCGCCGCCGACTGGTCGCTCTACAACCACGTCGACGTCCCCAAG GTGGTGGCTCTGAACGAATCTGTGCCCGGGAGCGTCAAGTCCGTCTTCAAGCCCTGGGAGCAGCGCCTTGACACTTCGGGG GGTTTTCTGGAGAGTAATGAGGGTGACCCTGAGCTACTTATTTTCATCCC GTTCACATCAGATGTTAAGATCAAGAGCATTTCTGTTGTTGGTGGTGCTGATGGAACAAGCCCGTCAAGAATGAGAGC GTTTATCAATAGAGAAGGCATTGACTTTTCCGATGCTCAAAACATGCAGCCTGTGCAG GAATGGGAATTAGCAGAGAACCTGCAAGGAGCTCTTGAGTACCAAACAAG ATATTCAAGGTTCCAAGGTGTGGCTAACCTAACTCTGCATTTCCCTGACAACTTTGGTGGTGATACAACTAAGATTTATTACATTGGACTACGTGGTGAAGCCACTCAG AACAAAAGGGATGTAGTTGCGACAATTGTATATGAAGTCATGCCCAATCCTTCAGATCACAA AACAAAATCTGAGACTGGAGGAGGTTTCTCGCATGTCGAGTAG
- the LOC8075018 gene encoding zinc protease PQQL-like has product MDLLPPPTDAPDAGGPGAGGSGRGLRRGVGFRSLKLVSVAMDETLPVDPVGATYGRLANGLTYYVRSNPKPRMRAALSLAVKVGSVVEEEDERGVAHIVEHLAFSATSRYTNHDIVKFLESIGAEFGACQNALTSSDETIYELLVPVDKPGLLSQAISVLAEFSSEVRVSAEDLEKERGAVLEEYRGGRNAAGRMQDSHWALLFEGSKYAERLPIGTEKVIRTVTHETVKRFYQKWYHLSNMAVFAVGDFPDTQAVVELIKEHFDHKAPAPHPPPVIPEFPVPSHEEPRFSCFVESEAAGSAVVISCKMPAGGIKTVKDYKDSLAESMFHCALNQRLFKISRRKDPPYFSCSSAADALVCPVKAYIMTSSCRERGTVEALESMLLEVARVRLHGFSDREISIVRALMMSEMESAYLERDQMQSTSLRDEFLQHFLREEPVVGIEYEAQLQKTLLPHISSAEVAKFAENFSTASSCVIKIVEPRAHASLEDLKAVVLKVNSLEEEKSIPPWDEEQIPEEIVAQAPEPGTIIDKVEHPGIGATEMILSNGMRICYKYTDFLDDQVVFTGFAYGGLSELSEAEYTSCSMGSTIAGEIGTFGYRPSVLMDMLAGKRAEVGTKVGAYMRTFSGDCSPSDLETALQLVYQLFTTNVEPREEEVKIVMQMAEEAIYAQERDPYTAFANRVREINYGNSYFFKPIRISDLKKVDPIRACEYFNNCFKDPSAFTVVIVGKIDPAISLPLVLQYLGGIPRVQDATQPLSRDDLRGLPFKFPATIIREVVRSPMVEAQCFVQLAFPVVLKNTMMTEDIHYVGFLSKLLETRIMQVLRFKYGQIYSVNVAVFLGGNKPSRTGDVRGDISVNFSCDPDISSKLVDFVLEEISYLQVEGPSEEDVLTILEIEQRAHENGLQENYFWLDRILRSYQSRLFSGDIGSTFAFQEEGRIKVRDALTPQTMQSALQRVIPFPCRNQYTVVILMPKSSCWASVKSMLSWTSNGVSRDAKILAGMAGALVLAVSLWRYSRSALKS; this is encoded by the exons ATGGATCTGCTCCCTCCGCCGACTGACGCGCCGGACGCCGGCGGCCCTGGCGCCGGGGGGTCGGGCAGGGGGCTGCGCCGTGGGGTCGGGTTCCGGTCGCTGAAGCTGGTCAGCGTTGCTATGGACGAGACCCTGCCCGTCGACCCCGTCGGCGCCACCTACGGCCGCCTCGCCAACGGCCTCACCTACTACGTCCGCTCCAACCCAAAGCCACGCATGCGCGCCGCGCTCTCGCTCGCCGTCAAGGTCGG gtcggtggtggaggaggaggacgagcgCGGTGTGGCGCACATCGTCGAGCACCTCGCCTTCAGTGCCACCTCGCGATATACCAACCACGACATCGTCAAATTCCTCGAGAGCATCGGGGCCGAGTTTGGTGCCTGCCAGAACGCGCTCACCTCATCGGATGAGACCATCTACGAGCTGCTTGTACCCGTCGACAAGCCAGGCCTGCTCTCCCAGGCTATATCTGTCCTCGCTGAGTTCAGCTCCGAG GTTCGGGTGTCTGCAGAGGATCTGGAGAAAGAGAGGGGTGCTGTGCTGGAGGAATACAGGGGTGGACGCAATGCAGCAGGGCGGATGCAGGACTCCCACTGGGCACTGTTGTTTGAAGGTTCTAAG TATGCAGAACGCCTGCCGATTGGTACTGAGAAGGTGATACGAACTGTTACACATGAGACTGTGAAGCGGTTTTATCAGAAGTGGTACCATCTAAGCAATATGGCGGTATTTGCAGTAGGTGATTTCCCAGATACACAG GCTGTCGTGGAGTTGATAAAAGAGCATTTTGACCACAAAGCCCCAGCTCCCCACCCTCCTCCAGTTATACCAGAATTTCCAGTTCCATCACATGAGGAACCTCGCTTTTCATGTTTTGTGGAATCTGAAGCCGCAGGG TCGGCTGTTGTTATCAGCTGCAAGATGCCTGCTGGTGGAATTAAAACAGTAAAGGACTACAAGGATTCACTGGCAGAGTCCATGTTTCATTGTGCGCTAAACCAGAGGCTCTTCAAAATATCTCGTAGAAAGGATCCGCCTTACTTCTCTTGTTCCTCAGCTGCAGATGCTCTCGTCTGTCCAGTTAAGGCTTACATTATGACATCTAGTTGTCGTGAGAGGGGAACAGTTGAAGCTCTTGAATCCATGCTTCTTGAG GTTGCTAGGGTACGGCTCCATGGATTTTCTGACCGTGAGATATCAATTGTACGTGCCCTAATGATGTCAGAGATGGAGTCTGCATATTTGGAGCGTGATCAAATGCAATCAACCAGCTTACGGGATGAGTTTTTGCAG CATTTTCTTCGTGAGGAACCTGTTGTCGGGATTGAATATGAAGCACAGTTACAAAAGACTCTGCTTCCCC ATATTTCTTCTGCGGAAGTGGCAAAATTTGCAGAAAACTTTTCAACAGCCAGCAGCTGTGTTATCAAGATAGTTGAACCTCGAGCTCATGCTTCTTTGGAGGATCTGAAAGCAGTTGTGTTGAAAGTCAACAGTCTGGAAGAAGAAAAATCTATTCCTCCATGGGATGAAGAGCAAATTCCAGAAGAAATTGTTGCCCAAGCTCCAGAGCCAGG GACTATAATTGATAAAGTGGAGCACCCAGGCATAGGTGCCACTGAGATGATACTTTCAAATGGCATGCGGATTTGTTACAAGTATACTGATTTTCTTGATGACCAG GTTGTTTTTACTGGCTTTGCCTATGGTGGTCTGTCGGAATTATCTGAAGCTGAGTATACTTCATGCTCAATGGGTTCAACCATAGCAGGAGAAATTGGCACTTTTGGCTACAGACCTTCTGTCTTGATGGACATGCTTGCTGGCAAGAGAGCCGAAGTTGGTACAAAAGTGGGGGCCTACATGAGAACATTTTCTGGCGATTGCTCACCTTCAGATCTTGAGACAGCTTTGCAG CTTGTTTATCAACTATTTACAACAAATGTGGAGCCAAGGGAGGAAGAAGTAAAAATAGTGATGCAAATGGCAGAGGAAGCAATCTATGCTCAAGAGCGTGATCCATACACTGCATTTGCGAATCGTGTTCGTGAAATAAACTATGGGAACTCATACTTTTTTAAG CCAATTAGAATAAGTGACTTGAAGAAGGTGGATCCAATCAGAGCATGTGAATATTTCAACAATTGTTTCAAGGATCCATCAGCTTTTACGGTGGTAATAGTTGGAAAAATAGACCCAGCTATCTCACTTCCACTGGTTCTGCAGTACTTG GGTGGAATACCTAGGGTACAGGATGCTACTCAACCACTTAGTCGTGATGATCTAAGAGGATTGCCATTCAAGTTTCCTGCAACCATCATTAG AGAAGTTGTACGCAGCCCTATGGTTGAAGCACAGTGCTTTGTACAACTAGCATTTCCTGTTGTTCTTAAGAACACAATGATG ACAGAAGATATTCACTATGTTGGGTTTCTTAGTAAACTTCTGGAAACGAGAATCATGCAAGTACTTCGCTTCAAATATGGGCAG ATCTATTCAGTTAATGTAGCTGTCTTCTTGGGTGGAAACAAACCCTCAAGAACTGGAGATGTTCGTGGAGACATAAGCGTGAATTTCTCATGTGATCCAGACATATCATCTAAACTG GTTGATTTTGTTCTGGAGGAGATATCATACCTACAGGTGGAAGGTCCTTCTGAAGAAGATGTATTGACCATCCTCGAAATTGAACAAAGAGCTCATGAAAATGGATTACAG GAGAATTACTTCTGGTTGGATCGTATTCTGCGGAGCTATCAGTCAAGGCTTTTTTCTGGAGATATTGGATCCACCTTTGCG TTCCAAGAGGAGGGGCGCATAAAGGTTAGGGATGCTTTGACACCACAGACTATGCAATCGGCCTTGCAAAGAGTTATACCTTTCCCTTGCAGAAATCAGTACACTGTGGTTATTCTTATGCCAAAGTCATCCTGTTGGGCATCAGTGAAGTCAATGCTTAGCTGGACTTCTAATGGGGTTAGCAGAGATGCTAAG ATTCTTGCTGGCATGGCTGGTGCACTGGTGTTGGCCGTGAGTTTGTGGAGATACTCTCGTAGCGCGCTAAAATCATAG